In Salinibacterium sp. dk2585, a single window of DNA contains:
- the rplE gene encoding 50S ribosomal protein L5, with product MTDTAVAGKIQPRLKLKYRSEISKQLTEQFGFTNPHQVPGLVKIVVNTGVGEAARDGKIIDGAVKDLIAITGQKPQITAARKSIAQFKLREGQPIGAHVTLRGDRAWEFLDRLITLALPRIRDFRGLSPKQFDGNGNYTFGLNEQSMFHEIDQDKIDRVRGFDITIVTTAKNDDEGRALLKALGFPFKSDEAKA from the coding sequence ATGACTGACACCGCAGTGGCTGGCAAAATCCAGCCCCGCCTCAAGCTCAAGTACCGCAGCGAGATCTCGAAGCAGCTGACCGAGCAGTTCGGGTTCACTAACCCGCACCAGGTCCCCGGCCTCGTGAAGATCGTTGTCAACACCGGCGTCGGTGAGGCTGCGCGTGACGGCAAGATCATCGACGGTGCGGTCAAGGACCTCATCGCGATCACCGGCCAGAAGCCGCAGATCACGGCCGCCCGCAAGTCGATCGCGCAGTTCAAGCTTCGCGAGGGCCAGCCCATCGGCGCCCACGTGACGCTTCGCGGCGATCGTGCCTGGGAGTTCCTCGACCGCCTCATCACGCTTGCGCTTCCGCGTATCCGTGACTTCCGCGGCCTGAGCCCCAAGCAGTTCGACGGCAACGGCAACTACACCTTCGGTCTCAACGAGCAGTCGATGTTCCACGAGATCGACCAGGACAAGATCGACCGCGTTCGCGGCTTCGACATCACCATCGTCACGACGGCGAAGAACGACGATGAGGGCCGCGCCCTCCTCAAGGCCCTCGGGTTCCCGTTCAAGTCCGACGAGGCAAAGGCCTAG
- the rplV gene encoding 50S ribosomal protein L22, with amino-acid sequence MVESIARVRHIRVTPMKARRVVNMIRGKQAHEALAILKFAPQGASEPVYKLVASAIANARVKADASNSFLDEQDLYISQAYVDEGTTLKRFQPRAQGRAFQVLKRTSHITVVLATPDEADAKKTTAKAGKK; translated from the coding sequence ATGGTGGAGTCGATCGCCCGCGTGCGACACATCCGCGTGACCCCTATGAAGGCTCGTCGTGTCGTCAACATGATCCGCGGCAAGCAGGCCCACGAGGCCCTGGCCATCCTCAAGTTCGCCCCCCAGGGTGCGAGCGAGCCCGTGTACAAGCTGGTCGCCTCGGCGATCGCTAACGCACGGGTCAAGGCGGATGCCAGCAACAGCTTCCTCGACGAGCAGGACCTGTACATCAGCCAGGCCTACGTCGACGAGGGCACCACGCTCAAGCGGTTCCAGCCGCGTGCGCAGGGACGTGCGTTCCAGGTCCTCAAGCGCACCAGCCACATCACCGTTGTGCTGGCCACGCCTGACGAGGCCGACGCGAAGAAGACGACTGCGAAGGCAGGGAAGAAGTAA
- the rplF gene encoding 50S ribosomal protein L6 codes for MSRIGRLPIDIPSGVDIKVENSAVIVKGPKGELSLSVASPIEVKVEENQVVVTRPDDERESRSLHGLTRTLIANNIIGVTQGYTKGLEIVGTGYRVAQKGSSLEFALGFSHPVTVDPPAGITFSVEGNNKVTVAGIDKQQVGEVAANIRKIRKPEPYKGKGVRYAGEVVRRKAGKAGK; via the coding sequence ATGTCACGAATCGGACGTCTGCCGATCGACATCCCCTCGGGTGTCGACATCAAGGTCGAGAACTCGGCCGTCATCGTCAAGGGCCCCAAGGGTGAGCTCTCGCTCTCCGTTGCGAGCCCCATCGAGGTCAAGGTCGAGGAAAACCAGGTCGTAGTGACCCGTCCCGACGACGAGCGCGAGTCGCGTTCGCTCCACGGCCTGACCCGCACGCTGATCGCCAACAACATCATCGGCGTGACGCAGGGCTACACCAAGGGCCTCGAGATCGTGGGTACGGGTTACCGCGTGGCGCAGAAGGGCTCCTCGCTCGAGTTCGCCCTCGGCTTCTCGCACCCCGTCACGGTCGACCCGCCTGCTGGCATCACCTTCTCGGTCGAGGGCAACAACAAGGTCACGGTTGCCGGTATCGACAAGCAGCAGGTCGGTGAGGTCGCCGCCAACATTCGCAAGATTCGCAAGCCTGAGCCCTACAAGGGCAAGGGTGTGCGCTATGCGGGCGAGGTCGTCCGCCGCAAGGCCGGAAAGGCTGGTAAGTAA
- the rplN gene encoding 50S ribosomal protein L14: MLQQESRVKVADNTGAKTLLTIRVLGGSGRRYAGLGDVIVATVKDAIPGGNVKKGDVVKAVIVRTKKETRRPDGSYIKFDENAAVILKADGDPRGTRIFGPVGRELRDKKFMKIVSLAPEVI, translated from the coding sequence ATGCTTCAGCAGGAATCAAGGGTCAAGGTCGCCGACAACACGGGCGCCAAGACGCTGCTCACGATTCGCGTCCTCGGCGGCTCCGGCCGTCGCTATGCCGGCCTCGGCGACGTCATCGTCGCGACGGTCAAGGATGCAATCCCCGGCGGCAACGTGAAGAAGGGTGACGTCGTCAAGGCGGTCATCGTTCGCACCAAGAAGGAGACGCGCCGTCCCGACGGCTCGTACATCAAGTTCGACGAGAACGCAGCGGTCATCCTGAAGGCTGACGGGGACCCCCGCGGTACCCGCATCTTCGGGCCGGTCGGTCGTGAGCTTCGTGACAAGAAGTTCATGAAGATCGTCTCGCTGGCACCGGAGGTTATTTAG
- the rplX gene encoding 50S ribosomal protein L24, with product MAKIKKGDLVQVITGRTQARGGDRGKQGRVLEVIVEKNRVVVEGVNLVTKHVRVGQTQRGTKTGGIETHEAPLHISNVALVDPETKKPTRVGHRVETNADGKSVRVRYAKKSGKDL from the coding sequence ATGGCGAAGATCAAGAAGGGCGACCTCGTCCAGGTGATCACGGGCCGCACCCAGGCGCGCGGCGGAGACCGTGGCAAGCAGGGCCGTGTGCTCGAGGTCATCGTCGAGAAGAACCGCGTCGTCGTCGAGGGTGTGAACCTCGTCACGAAGCACGTTCGCGTCGGCCAGACCCAGCGCGGCACCAAGACCGGCGGCATCGAGACGCACGAGGCTCCGCTTCACATCTCGAACGTCGCGCTGGTCGACCCCGAAACCAAGAAGCCGACCCGCGTCGGCCACCGTGTGGAGACGAACGCAGACGGCAAGTCCGTCCGCGTGCGCTACGCCAAGAAGTCAGGTAAGGACCTGTAA
- the rpsC gene encoding 30S ribosomal protein S3, which yields MGQKVNPYGFRLGITTDHVSRWFADSTKPGQRYSDYVAEDVRIRNMLKTSLDRAGVARIEIERTRDRVRVDIHTARPGIVIGRRGAEAERIRGDLEKLTKKQIQLNILEVKNPEAEAQLVAQGIAEQLSARVAFRRAMRKGLQGAQRAGAKGVRIQVSGRLGGAEMSRSEFYREGRVPLHTLRANIDYGFYEARTTFGRIGVKVWIYKGDITNKELAREQANQKSSRPERGDRDRPRRGAAPKAEAPVAAGVEA from the coding sequence ATGGGCCAGAAAGTAAATCCCTACGGTTTCCGTCTGGGAATCACCACTGACCACGTGTCGCGGTGGTTCGCCGACAGCACCAAGCCGGGCCAGCGTTACAGCGACTACGTTGCTGAGGACGTTCGCATCCGCAACATGCTGAAGACGAGCCTCGACCGTGCCGGCGTCGCCCGCATCGAGATCGAGCGCACCCGTGACCGCGTCCGCGTGGACATCCACACGGCACGCCCGGGCATCGTCATCGGTCGTCGTGGCGCGGAGGCCGAGCGCATCCGTGGCGACCTCGAGAAGCTCACGAAGAAGCAGATCCAGCTCAACATCCTCGAGGTCAAGAACCCCGAGGCCGAGGCACAGCTCGTCGCCCAGGGCATCGCTGAGCAGCTCAGCGCCCGTGTCGCGTTCCGTCGCGCCATGCGCAAGGGCCTCCAGGGTGCCCAGCGCGCCGGCGCCAAGGGTGTCCGCATCCAGGTGTCCGGTCGTCTTGGCGGCGCCGAGATGAGCCGTTCGGAGTTCTACCGCGAGGGTCGTGTGCCGCTGCACACGCTTCGCGCGAACATCGACTACGGCTTCTACGAGGCCCGCACCACCTTTGGTCGCATCGGCGTCAAGGTGTGGATCTACAAGGGTGACATCACCAACAAGGAACTCGCCCGCGAGCAGGCGAACCAGAAGTCGTCGCGCCCCGAGCGCGGTGACCGTGACCGTCCGCGTCGCGGCGCTGCTCCCAAGGCTGAGGCGCCCGTCGCAGCAGGAGTTGAGGCATAA
- the rpmC gene encoding 50S ribosomal protein L29, producing the protein MAIGSKELASSELDTFEDERLVDELKKAKEELFNLRFQSATGQLESHGRLRAVKRDIARIYTVIRERELGIRATPAPVEAPAKAEKKTKAKKDAADAAPEAEKTEESK; encoded by the coding sequence ATGGCGATCGGTTCCAAGGAGCTCGCAAGCAGCGAGCTCGACACATTCGAAGACGAGCGACTCGTCGACGAGCTCAAGAAGGCCAAGGAAGAGCTCTTCAACCTGCGGTTCCAGTCGGCCACGGGCCAGCTCGAGAGCCACGGACGCCTGCGCGCCGTCAAGCGCGACATCGCTCGCATCTACACGGTCATCCGTGAGCGCGAGCTGGGCATCCGTGCCACCCCCGCCCCGGTTGAGGCTCCTGCCAAGGCAGAGAAGAAGACCAAGGCGAAGAAGGATGCTGCTGACGCGGCTCCCGAGGCCGAGAAGACCGAGGAGTCCAAGTAA
- the rpsQ gene encoding 30S ribosomal protein S17, which yields MAKAEEKATAPAVVRGYRKTQRGYVVSDKMDKTIVVEVEDRVKHPLYGKVIRRTEKRKVHDETNSAGIGDLVVISETRPLSATKRWRLVEILEKAK from the coding sequence ATGGCTAAGGCAGAAGAGAAGGCGACCGCCCCGGCCGTCGTCCGCGGCTACCGCAAGACGCAGCGTGGCTACGTCGTCTCCGACAAGATGGACAAGACCATCGTCGTCGAGGTCGAGGACCGCGTGAAGCACCCGCTCTACGGCAAGGTCATCCGCCGCACCGAGAAGCGCAAGGTTCACGACGAGACCAACTCGGCCGGCATCGGCGACCTCGTCGTTATCAGCGAGACCCGTCCGCTGAGCGCCACCAAGCGCTGGCGCCTGGTCGAGATCCTCGAGAAGGCCAAGTAG
- the rpsH gene encoding 30S ribosomal protein S8, translating into MTMTDPVADMLTRLRNANSAHHDTVSMPSSKLKTHIAEILQKEGYISGWKVEDARVGQTLTLELKYGPNRERSIAGIKRVSKPGLRVYAKSTEIPRVLGGLGVAILSTSSGLLTDRQATSKGVGGEVLAYVW; encoded by the coding sequence ATGACAATGACAGATCCGGTCGCAGACATGCTGACCAGACTGCGTAACGCCAACTCGGCGCACCACGACACCGTGTCGATGCCGAGCAGCAAGCTCAAGACCCACATCGCAGAGATCCTCCAGAAGGAGGGCTACATCAGCGGGTGGAAGGTCGAGGATGCCCGCGTCGGGCAGACCCTCACCCTGGAGCTGAAGTACGGCCCCAACCGCGAGCGCTCCATCGCTGGCATTAAGCGCGTCTCCAAGCCCGGTCTCCGGGTCTACGCGAAGTCGACTGAGATCCCCCGTGTTCTCGGTGGACTCGGTGTGGCCATCCTGTCGACCTCCTCTGGCCTCCTCACGGACCGCCAGGCAACAAGTAAGGGCGTGGGTGGGGAAGTCCTCGCCTACGTGTGGTGA
- the rplR gene encoding 50S ribosomal protein L18: MALGTRGKSKSAAKSRRHARLRKKIVGTEARPRLVVTRSARHVFVQVVDDSKGHTVASASTMEADLRSFDGDKTAKARKVGELVAERAKQAGVADVVFDRGGNRYAGRVAAIADGAREAGLNL, translated from the coding sequence ATGGCTCTCGGAACACGAGGCAAGAGCAAGTCGGCCGCAAAGAGCCGTCGACACGCACGTCTTCGCAAGAAGATCGTCGGTACGGAGGCACGTCCCCGTCTCGTCGTCACGCGCTCTGCGCGTCACGTCTTCGTCCAGGTCGTCGACGACAGCAAGGGCCACACGGTCGCTTCTGCGTCGACCATGGAGGCAGACCTCCGCAGCTTCGACGGCGACAAGACCGCCAAGGCCCGCAAGGTCGGCGAGCTCGTCGCAGAGCGTGCGAAGCAGGCTGGCGTCGCTGACGTCGTCTTCGACCGTGGCGGCAACCGCTACGCCGGACGTGTCGCGGCGATCGCTGACGGCGCTCGAGAGGCTGGGCTGAACCTGTGA
- the rplP gene encoding 50S ribosomal protein L16, which translates to MLIPRKVKFRKQHHPSRSGHATGGTKVTFGEFGIQAITPAYVTNRQIEAARIAMTRHIKRGGKVWINIYPDRPLTKKPAETRMGSGKGSPEWWVANVKPGRVLFEVAGVNETLAREALTRAIHKLPLKARIIKREEGDA; encoded by the coding sequence ATGTTGATCCCACGTAAGGTCAAGTTCCGCAAGCAGCACCACCCGAGCCGCAGCGGTCACGCCACCGGTGGCACGAAGGTGACCTTCGGCGAGTTCGGCATCCAGGCGATCACGCCGGCGTATGTCACGAACCGCCAGATCGAGGCTGCTCGTATCGCCATGACCCGTCACATCAAGCGTGGTGGAAAGGTGTGGATCAACATCTACCCCGACCGCCCGCTGACCAAGAAGCCGGCCGAAACTCGAATGGGTTCCGGTAAGGGTTCGCCCGAGTGGTGGGTCGCCAACGTCAAGCCGGGCCGCGTGCTCTTCGAGGTCGCTGGCGTCAACGAGACGCTCGCCCGCGAGGCACTCACCCGTGCAATCCACAAGCTTCCACTGAAGGCGCGCATCATCAAGCGCGAGGAGGGCGACGCATAA
- the rpsS gene encoding 30S ribosomal protein S19 gives MPRSLKKGPFVDEHLFRKVAAQNEANSKNVIKTWSRRSMIVPAMLGHTIAVHDGRKHIPVFVTETMVGHKLGEFAPTRTFRGHVKDDKKGRRR, from the coding sequence ATGCCACGCAGTCTTAAAAAGGGCCCCTTCGTCGACGAGCACCTTTTCCGCAAGGTCGCCGCGCAGAACGAGGCCAACAGCAAGAACGTGATCAAGACCTGGTCGCGCCGCTCAATGATCGTGCCGGCCATGCTCGGCCACACGATCGCGGTGCACGACGGTCGCAAGCACATCCCGGTGTTCGTCACCGAGACCATGGTTGGGCACAAGCTCGGAGAGTTTGCTCCCACCCGCACCTTCCGTGGACACGTGAAGGACGACAAGAAGGGTCGCCGCCGCTAA